The following coding sequences are from one Streptomyces sp. NBC_01232 window:
- a CDS encoding DUF3499 domain-containing protein, protein MSLVRRCSRTACGRPAVATLTYVYADSTAVLGPLATYAEPHCYDLCAEHSERLTAPRGWDVVRLSDGSGPSRPSGDDLEALANAVREAARPPGRTAEPGSPGKGGPSTGETRRGHLRVLRSPDS, encoded by the coding sequence GTGAGCCTTGTACGTCGCTGTTCGCGCACTGCGTGCGGCCGCCCTGCCGTCGCGACACTGACGTACGTCTACGCCGATTCGACCGCAGTTCTCGGCCCGCTCGCCACCTACGCCGAACCCCACTGCTACGACCTGTGCGCCGAGCACTCGGAGCGCCTGACCGCCCCACGGGGCTGGGACGTCGTGCGCCTGTCCGACGGCTCCGGGCCGTCCCGCCCCAGTGGCGACGACCTCGAAGCCCTCGCCAACGCCGTGCGCGAAGCAGCCCGTCCCCCGGGGCGCACCGCCGAGCCCGGCAGCCCCGGCAAGGGTGGCCCGTCCACCGGTGAGACCCGCCGCGGACACCTGCGCGTCCTGAGATCGCCCGATTCCTGA
- a CDS encoding cation diffusion facilitator family transporter: MSASGGTKAIVAALAANLAIAVAKFVAFLFSGSSSMLAESVHSLADSGNQGLLLLGGKKAQREATPQHPFGYGRERYIYAFLVSIVLFTVGGMFAIYEGYEKIHDPHEITNWYWPVGVLVFAIIAESFSFRTAIKESNEIRGKQTWTQFVRRAKAPELPVVLLEDLGALVGLVLALGGVGLALLTGDGIWDGIGTLCIGVLLIAIAIVLAAETKSLLLGEAAGIEDVEKIKAAVVDGDVVTRVIHMRTLHLGPEELLVAAKIAVEGNDTATEVADAINAAEARIREAVPIARVIYLEPDIYRPEAAK, from the coding sequence ATGAGCGCGTCGGGCGGTACCAAGGCGATCGTGGCGGCACTCGCCGCCAATCTCGCCATCGCTGTAGCCAAATTCGTGGCATTCCTCTTCAGCGGCTCCTCGTCGATGCTCGCGGAAAGCGTCCACTCGCTGGCCGACTCCGGGAACCAGGGGCTGCTCCTCCTCGGCGGGAAGAAGGCCCAGCGCGAGGCGACGCCGCAGCACCCCTTCGGGTACGGGCGCGAGCGCTACATCTACGCCTTCCTCGTCTCCATCGTGCTCTTCACCGTCGGTGGCATGTTCGCCATCTACGAGGGCTACGAGAAGATCCACGACCCGCACGAGATCACGAACTGGTACTGGCCGGTCGGCGTCCTCGTCTTCGCGATCATCGCGGAGTCCTTCTCCTTCCGCACCGCGATCAAGGAGTCGAACGAGATCCGGGGCAAGCAGACCTGGACCCAGTTCGTCCGCCGGGCCAAGGCCCCCGAGCTGCCCGTCGTCCTCCTGGAGGACCTCGGCGCGCTCGTCGGCCTGGTGCTGGCCCTCGGCGGTGTCGGCCTCGCCCTGCTGACCGGCGACGGGATCTGGGACGGCATCGGCACCCTGTGCATCGGCGTCCTGCTCATCGCCATCGCGATCGTGCTGGCCGCGGAGACCAAGTCCCTGCTGCTCGGTGAGGCCGCCGGGATCGAGGACGTGGAGAAGATCAAGGCCGCAGTGGTCGACGGGGACGTCGTCACCCGCGTGATCCACATGCGCACCCTGCACCTGGGCCCCGAGGAGCTGCTCGTCGCCGCCAAGATCGCGGTCGAGGGCAACGACACCGCGACCGAGGTGGCCGACGCGATCAACGCCGCCGAGGCCCGCATCCGCGAGGCGGTCCCGATCGCCCGGGTGATCTACCTGGAGCCGGACATCTACCGCCCCGAGGCTGCCAAGTAA
- a CDS encoding metallopeptidase family protein, whose product MTDSPLPPCPAEPPAGARTEPRPRRRDRHGRGMRGPVAPPQVPLAASRSELFGDLVRDSVERLERRWPQLAEVEFLIGDVPGPPGGADGGWNDEAVPLGAVSESREGRPARIVVFRRPVEIRTKTRDEKAMLVHEIVVEQVADLLGLSPETVDPRYGQD is encoded by the coding sequence GTGACCGACAGCCCTCTTCCTCCCTGCCCCGCAGAGCCCCCCGCCGGGGCCCGGACCGAGCCGCGCCCGCGTCGGCGGGACCGCCACGGGCGCGGGATGCGCGGTCCGGTGGCGCCCCCTCAGGTGCCGCTGGCGGCAAGCCGGTCCGAGCTGTTCGGGGATCTCGTACGGGATTCCGTGGAGCGGCTGGAGCGGCGCTGGCCGCAGCTGGCCGAGGTGGAGTTCCTGATCGGGGACGTCCCCGGCCCGCCGGGCGGTGCGGACGGCGGCTGGAACGACGAGGCGGTGCCGCTGGGCGCGGTGTCGGAGTCGCGCGAGGGGCGGCCCGCCCGGATCGTGGTCTTCCGGCGGCCGGTGGAGATCCGTACCAAGACGCGGGACGAGAAGGCGATGCTGGTCCACGAGATCGTGGTCGAGCAGGTGGCGGATCTGCTGGGGCTCTCGCCGGAGACGGTGGACCCCCGGTACGGCCAGGACTGA
- a CDS encoding phosphomannomutase/phosphoglucomutase: MAADLSNIVKAYDVRGVVPDEWDESLAELFGGAFVEVTGAVAIVIGHDMRPSSPGLSAAFARGAAARGVDVTLIGLCSTDQLYYASGSLGLPGAMFTASHNPAQYNGIKLCRAGAAPVGQDTGLSQIRSLVEKWSRDGAPVVAEGTAPGAVTELDSLPGYAAHLKGLVDLASVRPLKVVVDAGNGMGGHTVPTVFEGLPLDVVPMYFELDGTFPNHEANPLDPKNIVDLQARVLAEGADLGIAFDGDADRCFIVDERGVGVSPSAITALVAARELARNGGSGTVIHNLITSWSVPEVVRENGGTPVRTRVGHSFIKEEMARTGAIFGGEHSAHYYFKDFWNADTGMLAALHVLAALGGQDGPLSELVASYDRYAGSGEINSTVGDQKARLAAVKDAYGDIEGVTLDELDGLTVTGGDWWFNVRASNTEPLLRLNVEARDEATLAKVRDEVLTLIRA; encoded by the coding sequence GTGGCCGCAGATCTTTCGAACATCGTCAAGGCGTATGACGTGCGTGGCGTTGTGCCGGACGAGTGGGACGAGTCGCTGGCCGAGTTGTTCGGTGGGGCGTTCGTGGAGGTCACGGGTGCTGTGGCGATCGTGATCGGTCATGACATGCGTCCGTCGTCGCCGGGTCTGTCGGCTGCTTTTGCGCGGGGTGCGGCGGCGCGTGGTGTGGATGTGACGTTGATCGGGCTGTGTTCGACGGATCAGCTGTATTACGCGTCGGGTTCGCTGGGTCTGCCGGGTGCGATGTTCACGGCTTCGCACAATCCGGCGCAGTACAACGGCATCAAGCTGTGTCGTGCGGGTGCTGCTCCGGTGGGTCAGGACACGGGTCTGTCGCAGATCCGGTCGCTGGTGGAGAAGTGGTCGCGGGACGGTGCTCCGGTGGTTGCCGAGGGCACGGCCCCGGGCGCGGTGACGGAGCTGGATTCCCTTCCCGGGTATGCCGCGCATCTGAAGGGTCTGGTGGACCTGGCGTCGGTCCGGCCGCTGAAGGTGGTGGTGGACGCGGGCAACGGCATGGGCGGTCACACGGTGCCGACGGTGTTCGAGGGGCTGCCGCTGGATGTGGTGCCGATGTACTTCGAGCTGGACGGGACGTTCCCGAACCACGAGGCGAATCCGCTGGATCCGAAGAACATCGTGGATCTCCAGGCCCGTGTGCTGGCGGAGGGCGCGGATCTGGGGATCGCGTTCGACGGTGACGCGGACCGCTGTTTCATCGTGGACGAGCGGGGCGTGGGCGTCTCTCCGTCGGCGATCACTGCGCTGGTCGCGGCGCGTGAGCTGGCCCGCAACGGCGGTTCGGGGACGGTCATCCACAACCTGATCACCTCCTGGTCGGTGCCGGAGGTGGTGCGGGAGAACGGCGGCACGCCGGTGCGTACGCGGGTGGGTCATTCCTTCATCAAGGAGGAGATGGCGAGGACGGGTGCGATCTTCGGTGGTGAGCACTCGGCGCACTACTACTTCAAGGATTTCTGGAACGCGGACACGGGCATGCTGGCCGCGTTGCACGTGCTGGCGGCGCTGGGTGGTCAGGACGGTCCGCTGTCGGAGCTGGTGGCTTCCTACGACCGGTATGCGGGTTCGGGTGAGATCAACTCGACGGTCGGCGACCAGAAGGCCCGGCTGGCCGCGGTGAAGGACGCCTACGGAGATATCGAGGGTGTCACCCTCGACGAGCTCGACGGCCTGACGGTGACGGGCGGGGACTGGTGGTTCAACGTCCGTGCCTCCAACACCGAGCCCCTGCTGCGGCTGAACGTGGAGGCGCGGGACGAGGCCACCCTGGCCAAGGTCCGCGACGAGGTCCTCACCCTCATCCGCGCCTGA
- a CDS encoding Trm112 family protein: MPLEAGLLQILACPACHSPLEDKSADETAPELICTGQDCGLAYPVRDGIPVLLVDEARRPA, encoded by the coding sequence ATGCCGCTCGAAGCCGGCCTCCTGCAGATCCTCGCCTGCCCCGCCTGCCACTCGCCCCTCGAGGACAAGTCGGCCGACGAGACGGCCCCCGAGCTGATCTGCACCGGCCAGGACTGCGGCCTCGCGTACCCGGTCCGCGACGGCATCCCCGTGCTCCTCGTGGACGAGGCCCGCCGCCCCGCCTGA
- the manA gene encoding mannose-6-phosphate isomerase, class I, with translation MDRLTNTIRPYAWGSTTAIPTLLGVAPTGEPQAEMWMGAHPGAPSRLDRGTGERALSEVIAADPEGELGAATVARFGPRLPFLFKILAAGAPLSLQVHPDLDQARAGFEDEERRGVPIDADHRNYKDANHKPEMICALTPFDGLCGFRPPLEAADLLEGLQVDSLKPYVDLLRAHPEEAALREMLTAVLTADRAEMAHTVSEVAAAVTRLGGTYVPYATLVHHFPGDPGVIAAMLLNHVRLQPGEAMFLGAGVPHAYIDGLGVELLANSDNVLRAGLTPKHVDVPELLKVAKFEPGDPTLLRPEGDGEEVYETPIDEFRLSRFLLAPGGAPRVLPHGAPQILLCTAGSPQAGELPLTPGESVFVPAGEKVELSGTGTVFRATVVV, from the coding sequence ATGGACCGCCTGACGAACACGATCCGCCCCTATGCCTGGGGATCCACCACGGCCATCCCCACACTCCTCGGTGTCGCACCCACCGGTGAGCCCCAGGCCGAGATGTGGATGGGAGCCCACCCCGGCGCACCCTCCCGCCTCGACCGCGGAACGGGCGAGAGGGCGCTCTCGGAGGTCATCGCCGCCGACCCCGAAGGCGAGCTGGGCGCTGCCACCGTCGCCAGGTTCGGCCCCCGGCTGCCCTTCCTGTTCAAGATCCTCGCCGCCGGCGCGCCGCTCTCCCTCCAGGTCCACCCCGATCTGGACCAGGCCAGGGCGGGCTTCGAGGACGAGGAGCGCCGCGGGGTCCCGATCGACGCGGACCACCGCAACTACAAGGACGCCAACCACAAGCCCGAAATGATCTGCGCGCTCACCCCGTTCGACGGGCTGTGCGGCTTCCGCCCGCCGCTGGAGGCCGCGGACCTCCTCGAAGGCCTGCAGGTGGACAGCCTCAAGCCGTACGTCGACCTGCTGCGCGCGCACCCCGAAGAGGCGGCCCTGCGCGAGATGCTGACGGCCGTTCTGACCGCCGACCGCGCCGAGATGGCCCACACCGTGAGCGAGGTCGCCGCGGCCGTCACGCGCCTCGGCGGCACCTACGTCCCGTACGCGACCCTGGTCCACCACTTCCCGGGCGACCCGGGAGTCATCGCGGCCATGCTGCTCAACCACGTCCGACTCCAGCCCGGCGAGGCGATGTTCCTCGGCGCCGGCGTCCCGCACGCCTACATCGACGGCCTCGGCGTCGAGTTGCTGGCCAACTCGGACAACGTGCTGCGTGCCGGACTCACCCCGAAGCACGTGGACGTGCCCGAGCTGCTGAAGGTCGCGAAGTTCGAGCCCGGCGACCCGACCCTGCTGCGCCCGGAGGGCGACGGCGAGGAGGTCTACGAGACCCCCATCGACGAATTCCGGCTCTCCCGCTTCCTCCTCGCGCCCGGCGGTGCCCCCCGGGTGCTCCCGCACGGGGCCCCGCAGATCCTGCTCTGCACGGCGGGTTCCCCGCAGGCGGGCGAACTGCCCCTGACTCCTGGCGAATCGGTCTTCGTACCGGCGGGCGAAAAGGTCGAACTGTCAGGAACCGGGACGGTCTTCCGCGCCACCGTGGTGGTCTGA
- a CDS encoding RDD family protein → MSDLVTGDAVVLGLRPARLPSRGLAILLDTAVYVTGYVIISIGLTMATASLDRAAQAAVGVAGFLLFLVGMPIAVETLSHGRSLGKLACGLRVVRDDGGPIRFRHALVRGALGFVELLLTFGSVACIASLASERGRRLGDLFAGTLVVRERVPGARVMPVPPPPPWLAGRFTGLDLSAVPDGLWLAIRQYLTRMDQLDPQVGAAMAGRLADDLVARTGAPPPAGVPAAAFLMAVVHERQSRDAARAFRPVAAAGPGPAPFSAPFSAPGSGFAPAPMPTPMPVAAPGPVVAPPVARVAPEAPVEAPRAGGFAPPA, encoded by the coding sequence GTGAGCGATCTGGTGACGGGGGACGCTGTCGTCCTGGGATTGAGGCCCGCGCGACTGCCGAGCCGCGGGCTGGCGATCCTCCTGGACACGGCCGTGTACGTCACTGGATACGTGATCATCTCCATCGGGCTGACCATGGCGACCGCCTCGCTGGACCGGGCCGCCCAGGCCGCCGTGGGGGTGGCGGGCTTCCTGCTGTTCCTGGTGGGCATGCCGATCGCGGTGGAGACGCTCTCCCACGGACGTTCGCTCGGCAAGCTCGCCTGCGGGCTGCGGGTCGTGCGGGACGACGGCGGGCCGATCAGGTTCCGGCACGCTCTGGTGCGCGGGGCCCTGGGGTTCGTGGAGCTGCTGCTGACCTTCGGGTCGGTGGCGTGCATCGCCTCGCTGGCTTCGGAGCGGGGCCGGCGGCTCGGGGACCTGTTCGCGGGCACGCTCGTGGTCCGGGAGCGGGTGCCGGGGGCGCGGGTGATGCCGGTGCCCCCGCCGCCGCCGTGGCTGGCCGGGCGGTTCACCGGGCTGGACCTGTCGGCGGTGCCGGACGGGCTGTGGCTGGCGATTCGGCAGTACCTGACGCGGATGGACCAGCTGGATCCGCAGGTGGGTGCCGCGATGGCGGGCCGGCTCGCGGACGATCTGGTGGCGCGTACGGGGGCGCCGCCGCCGGCGGGGGTTCCGGCCGCCGCGTTCCTGATGGCCGTGGTGCACGAACGGCAGTCGCGTGACGCCGCCCGGGCCTTCCGGCCGGTCGCCGCTGCCGGGCCCGGTCCCGCACCCTTTTCCGCGCCCTTTTCCGCGCCCGGTTCAGGGTTCGCTCCCGCGCCGATGCCAACGCCGATGCCCGTCGCCGCACCGGGGCCTGTCGTGGCGCCGCCGGTTGCCCGGGTGGCACCCGAGGCGCCCGTGGAGGCTCCGCGCGCCGGCGGGTTCGCGCCGCCCGCCTGA
- the lepB gene encoding signal peptidase I encodes MERRPGRRLGIWAVVLLVFGTVVLVGTSVYGAVAAPARGFDMRVASSDSMLPTLTRGKRVWFEAGPVPDVRRGDVVLITLPWIPDGPALERVVAVGGDRISYTPGEPTLRLGGEPLDEPYIKDRTVPAAIGFDVTVPEGRVFLMGDNRNNSFDSSFNIDGESRGTAPVSAVLGRRIETPVAFLAAGALALCGVPAFLAGAGFGIAALVARRRKPVPAGPVWGAVRVDEP; translated from the coding sequence ATGGAACGCAGGCCTGGGCGGAGACTGGGGATCTGGGCGGTGGTGCTGCTGGTCTTCGGGACGGTCGTGCTGGTGGGCACCAGCGTCTACGGAGCCGTCGCGGCGCCGGCGCGGGGCTTCGACATGAGGGTCGCGAGCTCCGACTCGATGCTCCCCACGCTCACGCGGGGCAAGCGGGTGTGGTTCGAGGCCGGTCCGGTCCCGGACGTCCGGCGCGGCGACGTCGTACTGATCACGCTGCCGTGGATCCCCGACGGACCCGCTCTGGAGCGGGTGGTGGCGGTCGGCGGGGACCGGATCTCCTACACGCCGGGCGAGCCGACGCTCCGGCTGGGCGGCGAGCCGCTGGACGAGCCGTACATCAAGGACCGCACGGTGCCGGCGGCGATCGGGTTCGACGTCACCGTTCCCGAGGGCCGTGTCTTCCTCATGGGTGACAACCGGAACAACTCCTTCGACTCCTCCTTCAACATCGACGGGGAGAGCAGGGGAACGGCCCCGGTGTCGGCCGTGCTGGGCAGGAGGATCGAGACGCCCGTCGCGTTCCTGGCGGCCGGAGCCCTCGCGCTGTGCGGGGTCCCGGCCTTCCTCGCCGGTGCGGGGTTCGGGATCGCGGCTCTGGTGGCTCGGCGGAGGAAGCCCGTGCCCGCCGGGCCCGTTTGGGGTGCCGTGCGCGTCGACGAGCCGTAA
- a CDS encoding stage II sporulation protein M → MDLDVFVTAHRAEWDRLEQLLGRGRKLTGEEADELVALYQRTSTHLSQIQSSAPDPMLTGRLTQLIARARATVTGTRRSGWRDVALFFTVGFPAAVYRSRRWWIPTALLSTALGVLIGWWIATHPEVQGAIAAPDDLKALTQPGGQYETYYSSHPAGSFAAQVWTNNAQAAAICLVMGAFLGIPVLWILFLNMANLGVGLGLMASAGRLDVFLGLILPHGLLELTAVFVAAGMGLRLGWTVIDPGPRTRRTALAEQGRTALGMAIGLAVVLFISGLIEGFVTPSGLPTWARIAIGVAAEVAFLLYVFVLGGRAARAGEVGDVEAADRTATLPTAA, encoded by the coding sequence ATGGATCTCGATGTCTTCGTGACCGCACACCGAGCGGAGTGGGACCGCCTGGAGCAGCTCCTGGGCCGCGGGCGCAAGCTCACGGGCGAGGAGGCCGACGAACTCGTCGCGCTCTACCAGCGCACCTCCACCCACCTCTCCCAGATCCAGTCCAGCGCTCCGGACCCGATGCTCACCGGTCGGCTGACCCAGCTGATCGCCCGCGCCCGCGCCACGGTGACGGGCACCCGCCGGTCCGGCTGGCGCGACGTCGCCCTCTTCTTCACGGTGGGCTTCCCGGCCGCGGTCTACCGCAGCCGCCGCTGGTGGATACCGACGGCCCTGCTCTCGACGGCGCTCGGCGTGCTCATCGGCTGGTGGATCGCCACGCACCCGGAAGTCCAGGGCGCCATCGCCGCCCCCGACGACCTGAAGGCGCTCACGCAGCCCGGCGGCCAGTACGAGACGTACTACTCCAGCCACCCCGCGGGCTCCTTCGCCGCCCAGGTGTGGACGAACAACGCCCAGGCGGCCGCGATCTGCCTGGTCATGGGCGCGTTCCTGGGGATACCGGTGCTCTGGATCCTCTTCCTGAACATGGCCAACCTCGGAGTGGGCCTCGGCCTGATGGCCTCCGCCGGCCGCCTCGACGTCTTCCTCGGCCTGATCCTCCCGCACGGCCTGCTCGAACTGACGGCTGTCTTCGTGGCCGCGGGCATGGGCCTGCGCCTGGGCTGGACGGTCATCGACCCGGGCCCCCGCACCCGCCGCACGGCCCTCGCGGAACAGGGCCGCACCGCCCTCGGCATGGCCATCGGCCTCGCGGTGGTCCTCTTCATCTCGGGCCTGATCGAAGGCTTCGTGACCCCGTCGGGCCTGCCGACCTGGGCCCGCATCGCGATCGGCGTCGCAGCCGAGGTCGCCTTCCTGCTCTACGTCTTCGTCCTGGGCGGCAGGGCCGCGCGCGCCGGCGAGGTCGGCGACGTGGAGGCCGCCGACCGGACGGCGACGCTCCCGACCGCGGCCTGA
- the ahcY gene encoding adenosylhomocysteinase, with the protein MDFKVADLSLAAFGRKEITLAEHEMPGLMSIRAEYAQAQPLAGARITGSLHMTVQTAVLIETLVALGADVRWASCNIFSTQDHAAAAIAVGPNGTPENPQGVPVFAWKGETLEEYWWCTEQALTWPNTPTGGPNMILDDGGDATLLVHKGVEFEKAGAAPDPSTADSEEYAYILTLLNRTLGESPQKWTQLASEIRGVTEETTTGVHRLYEMMSEGSLLFPAINVNDAVTKSKFDNKYGCRHSLIDGINRATDVLIGGKVAVVFGYGDVGKGCAESLRGQGARVIVTEIDPICALQAAMDGYQVATLDDVVETADIFITTTGNKDIIMAADMAKMKHQAIVGNIGHFDNEIDMAGLAKIEGIVKDEVKPQVHTWKFPDGKVLIVLSEGRLLNLGNATGHPSFVMSNSFADQTLAQIELFTKPEEYPTEVYVLPKHLDEKVARLHLDALGVRLTTLRPEQAAYIGVQVEGPYKPDHYRY; encoded by the coding sequence ATGGACTTCAAGGTCGCAGACCTGTCCCTTGCCGCGTTCGGCCGCAAGGAGATCACCCTGGCCGAGCACGAGATGCCGGGCCTGATGTCGATCCGTGCCGAGTACGCCCAGGCGCAGCCGCTGGCCGGTGCCCGGATCACCGGCTCGCTGCACATGACCGTGCAGACGGCCGTGCTCATCGAGACCCTCGTCGCCCTCGGCGCCGACGTCCGCTGGGCCTCCTGCAACATCTTCTCCACCCAGGACCACGCGGCCGCCGCCATCGCGGTGGGCCCGAACGGCACCCCGGAGAACCCGCAGGGCGTACCCGTCTTCGCCTGGAAGGGCGAGACGCTGGAGGAGTACTGGTGGTGCACGGAGCAGGCGCTGACCTGGCCGAACACCCCCACCGGTGGCCCGAACATGATCCTCGACGACGGTGGTGACGCCACCCTCCTCGTTCACAAGGGCGTCGAGTTCGAGAAGGCCGGCGCGGCCCCGGACCCGTCGACGGCGGACTCCGAGGAGTACGCGTACATCCTCACCCTGCTCAACCGCACCCTCGGCGAGTCCCCGCAGAAGTGGACGCAGCTCGCGTCCGAGATCCGCGGTGTGACCGAGGAGACCACCACCGGTGTGCACCGTCTGTACGAGATGATGTCCGAGGGCAGCCTGCTGTTCCCGGCGATCAATGTGAACGACGCCGTGACGAAGTCGAAGTTCGACAACAAGTACGGTTGCCGGCACTCGCTGATCGACGGCATCAACCGTGCCACCGACGTCCTCATCGGCGGCAAGGTGGCGGTCGTCTTCGGTTACGGCGACGTCGGCAAGGGCTGCGCGGAGTCCCTGCGCGGTCAGGGTGCGCGTGTCATCGTCACGGAGATCGACCCGATCTGCGCGCTGCAGGCCGCGATGGACGGATACCAGGTCGCCACCCTGGACGATGTCGTGGAGACGGCCGACATCTTCATCACGACCACGGGCAACAAGGACATCATCATGGCCGCGGACATGGCCAAGATGAAGCACCAGGCGATCGTGGGCAACATCGGCCACTTCGACAACGAGATCGACATGGCCGGTCTCGCGAAGATCGAGGGCATCGTCAAGGACGAGGTCAAGCCGCAGGTCCACACCTGGAAGTTCCCCGACGGCAAGGTCCTGATCGTGCTGTCCGAGGGCCGTCTGCTGAACCTGGGCAACGCGACCGGTCACCCGTCGTTCGTGATGTCGAACTCCTTCGCGGACCAGACCCTGGCCCAGATCGAGCTCTTCACCAAGCCGGAGGAGTACCCGACCGAGGTCTACGTGCTCCCCAAGCACCTGGACGAGAAGGTCGCGCGTCTGCACCTGGACGCCCTGGGCGTCCGCCTCACCACGCTCCGCCCGGAGCAGGCCGCCTACATCGGCGTCCAGGTCGAGGGCCCGTACAAGCCGGACCACTACCGCTACTGA
- a CDS encoding SIS domain-containing protein — protein sequence MLDESLLDAPDDLARIDRRGLLRGAAEAGARVRTAARHATDAGLAELRPDGRPRSVLIAGPGTAATGVADLLGALAGASAPVIRLEPTGVAHASGALRWALPGWAGPVDLLLLATTDGTEPGLAVLSEQAYRRGCTVVAVAPERSPLSEAVDGAHGLLVPMAKAPYQEYDESAAAGPGALWALLTPLLLLLDRVGLITAAPDTLQLVADRLDRTAERCGPAIATYSNPAKTLAAELADSLPLIWSEGTGAAPAGRRFAATLAELAGRPALAAVLPEALPAHGILLAGAFAAGADPDDFFRDRVEEPQALRARIVLLRDRPAGGLTAAPAARELAHSHDTAVSELEPEEGVELEQLAELLAVTDFATAYLALASGGHS from the coding sequence ATGCTCGACGAGTCGCTCCTCGACGCACCGGACGATCTCGCCCGCATCGACCGCCGGGGCCTGCTCCGCGGTGCGGCCGAGGCCGGAGCCAGAGTCCGTACCGCCGCCCGGCACGCGACCGATGCCGGCCTCGCCGAGCTGCGCCCCGACGGCCGCCCGCGCTCCGTCCTGATCGCCGGACCCGGCACCGCCGCCACCGGCGTCGCCGACCTGCTCGGCGCCCTCGCCGGGGCCTCCGCGCCCGTCATCCGGCTGGAGCCCACCGGCGTCGCCCACGCGTCCGGCGCACTGCGCTGGGCCCTGCCCGGCTGGGCCGGCCCCGTGGACCTGCTGCTCCTCGCCACCACCGACGGCACCGAGCCCGGACTCGCGGTCCTCTCCGAGCAGGCCTACCGGCGCGGCTGCACCGTCGTCGCCGTCGCCCCCGAACGCTCACCGCTGAGCGAGGCCGTGGACGGCGCGCACGGGCTCCTCGTACCGATGGCCAAGGCCCCGTACCAGGAGTACGACGAGTCCGCCGCGGCCGGCCCCGGCGCCCTGTGGGCCCTGCTGACGCCCCTGCTGCTGCTCCTCGACAGGGTCGGCCTGATCACCGCGGCCCCGGACACCCTCCAGCTCGTCGCCGACCGGCTCGACCGGACGGCCGAACGCTGCGGGCCGGCCATCGCCACCTACTCCAACCCGGCCAAGACCCTCGCCGCCGAGCTGGCCGACTCCCTCCCGCTCATCTGGAGCGAGGGCACCGGCGCCGCCCCCGCGGGCCGCCGGTTCGCCGCCACCCTCGCCGAGCTCGCCGGTCGCCCCGCACTGGCCGCCGTGCTTCCCGAGGCACTGCCCGCCCACGGCATCCTGCTCGCCGGGGCCTTCGCCGCCGGAGCCGACCCCGACGACTTCTTCCGTGACCGGGTCGAAGAGCCCCAGGCGCTTCGCGCCCGCATCGTTCTGCTGCGTGACCGTCCGGCCGGCGGTCTGACCGCCGCCCCCGCCGCCCGCGAGCTCGCCCACAGCCACGACACGGCCGTCAGCGAGCTCGAACCGGAGGAGGGCGTCGAGCTGGAGCAGCTCGCCGAGCTCCTCGCCGTCACGGATTTCGCCACCGCCTACCTGGCGTTGGCTTCCGGGGGACACAGCTGA